Proteins encoded in a region of the Streptomyces violaceoruber genome:
- a CDS encoding type III pantothenate kinase — protein MLLTIDVGNTHTVLGLFDGEDIVEHWRISTDSRRTADELAVLLQGLMGMHPLLGDELGDGIDGIAICATVPSVLHELREVTRRYYGDVPAVLVEPGVKTGVPILTDHPKEVGADRIINAVAAVELYGGPAIVVDFGTATTFDAVSARGEYIGGVIAPGIEISVEALGVKGAQLRKIEVARPRSVIGKNTVEAMQSGIVYGFAGQVDGVVNRMARELADDPDDVTVIATGGLAPMVLGESSVIDEHEPWLTLMGLRLVYERNVSRM, from the coding sequence ATGCTGCTGACGATCGACGTAGGCAACACGCACACCGTCCTCGGCCTCTTCGACGGCGAGGACATCGTCGAGCACTGGCGCATCTCCACGGACTCGCGCCGCACGGCCGACGAACTGGCGGTGCTCCTCCAGGGCCTCATGGGCATGCATCCCCTCCTCGGCGACGAACTGGGCGACGGCATCGACGGCATCGCCATCTGCGCGACGGTCCCCTCCGTCCTCCACGAACTGCGCGAGGTCACCCGCCGCTACTACGGCGACGTCCCCGCGGTCCTCGTCGAACCGGGCGTCAAGACCGGCGTCCCGATCCTCACCGACCACCCCAAGGAGGTCGGCGCCGACCGCATCATCAACGCGGTAGCGGCCGTGGAGCTCTACGGCGGCCCGGCGATCGTCGTGGACTTCGGCACGGCGACGACGTTCGACGCGGTCAGCGCGCGCGGGGAGTACATCGGCGGCGTCATCGCCCCCGGCATCGAGATCTCGGTCGAGGCGCTGGGCGTCAAGGGCGCCCAGCTCCGCAAGATCGAGGTGGCGCGCCCCCGCAGCGTGATCGGCAAGAACACGGTCGAGGCGATGCAGTCCGGCATCGTGTACGGCTTCGCCGGCCAGGTCGACGGCGTCGTCAACCGCATGGCGCGGGAGCTGGCCGACGACCCGGACGACGTGACGGTCATCGCGACGGGCGGGCTGGCGCCGATGGTCCTGGGCGAGTCCTCGGTCATCGACGAGCACGAGCCGTGGCTGACGCTGATGGGTCT